From a single Stigmatopora argus isolate UIUO_Sarg chromosome 4, RoL_Sarg_1.0, whole genome shotgun sequence genomic region:
- the plekhg4b gene encoding pleckstrin homology domain-containing family G member 4B isoform X3 — translation MLSLGKMHSRAKSRSCDNYLSIKDAESLDSCIQSTLSALYRPFNATASTVLWQLFGVVERQYRGDGLRCFIDFLVPAKRILQLIQQETCVRFRGLLLYNEGWPLCIHEKVILQLSPLHKVRLKQGDFYLQIVPLGHKTAKLVIKCLSGSGQAIVEIPVAESMYGSVFTAEFLQNVTVERNLHPLQNCLLTTGKSVYRTPWKNVVKPLFISNTAEAIMQAHCSRVAFRGTLSACSTSGSTGTLDSHRSSRESLHSQGADSTFSECGSPSTNRADTRSDSHSTRRVDITTPVITISPTEECGTEQRVDEASGKERGLASKMLSFSTDLSNPGPHRRHPRDSVVFESRRLFRKSYMEALQNPMSLGSSTESILEESPEHGSPREGSVTPGSSPDTRTSSREHLSRRLGSRGWLSGEDSRPSTPLHYLQRGLRSAERRAERRSKSLERNNKTGQSKAHRERSSSGGSASISPKKLMNGYVLRFGKLEVEASIPGCERRSSKEVTGLQEDTVEDQKSRLTEAESKSPKTANGSAIGLGTSSSSSNDSNLSLPKQMSEVNQELLASGAIILPGTRDRSGRAVLQVCTRAQVWAGESCTAHDLTTLLVYLHSTLRKDKCDEGLTVVIDSRRQQPVPALLSSLSEFQTLVPNALYSVLCLVDKEAAAKPEREIVNVQTETLSSLKALLKHVEQNQLTRDLEGTFHYDHNHWILFRQKIEPFASSCGEAISSLQESIALLGDSGNLKTSEEVSLMMEQQKRLMKSVLDDSHLNRLRLEGGTILARIRKEEACDNESYRDAVDMLSALYNQVDEEVHELVILSNKSQKDLESLLEVRRFEEQTQQVKLWFSVEGDKNLTPLESLTLSVSIIKDMKESLDQFLKESVHQHRHALQMVKESSQFLPGSVSSEFKQYLVSILSRVEKRKGHLDLLGNLYEFYESVNQWREHCQNYVSHLNTSGEALSPTVVQTLRDYCTEASKFSVENFSTLNDMVLSLECPQQVQQWNAVWHKCQQTKQQLEDTLARATRVSSDSMSSDFTDVLKPAGSQSSVAEISACEFLSEKSTVSSRTITPPTTEDIKLYSDEPYSKSPSGSISSSSRFTFPLDNKLSPSTFDDTDSDCTIDSSTSCHSEPLFSGASRVRKSPMKKIMKKTMNYELPPREGGHSDSSHVHGYTGVYIKGLEVANNVSAEKKLLRPDVMSPALGRSRSMSTPSKIHTRHSDGEDKKHSSKVQHIMDEMIFTEREYVRSLSYVIEHYFPEMERLDLPQDLRGKRNIIFGNMEKLWDFHSQYFLKDLESCAHSPLSISSCFLSHEDQFGMYALYSKNKPRSDSLLSSHGNEFFKNKQLDLGDKMDLASYLLKPIQRMSKYALLLKDLIKECSQSQAQELSDLRTAEEMVKFQLRHGNDLLAMDAIRGCDVNLKEQGHLRCQDEFIVWCGRRKYLRHVFLFEDLILFSKTKKIEGGYDIYIYKQSYKTAEIGMTENVGDSGLRFEIWFRRRKSQDTFILQASSVEVKAVWTTILGKILWRQALRNRELRMKEMVSMGIGSKPFMDIKPSDAAINDRALDYIMKGSECRTRASIAVSSYEYSASIKRPHSTISNSSTSSSGSQSSSSLLGSLNLHMYSSPTHPHPHAYPLATIPSFAQWPYDCIEEDELEHDSGTRPSMLTESSETSSQCTSNDSVTGLSTLTLPGPADGLLDSYNNNEESSSFLCSSLPTSSMEDSSIFPKSEDLQAQSNKFITAL, via the exons ATGCTGTCACTTGGAAAAATGCACTCCAGAGCCAAGTCAAGGAGTTGTGACAACTACCTGAGTATTAAG GACGCTGAGTCTTTGGACAGCTGTATCCAAAGCACCTTGTCGGCCCTGTACCGGCCCTTCAACGCCACAGCCTCCACCGTCCTGTGGCAACTTTTCGGTGTGGTGGAAAGACAATACCGTGGAGACGGCCTCCGCTGCTTCATCGACTTCTTGGTTCCTGCTAAAAGGATTCTTCAGCTCATTCAACAGGAAACTTGT GTAAGGTTCCGAGGACTGCTTCTCTATAATGAAGGTTGGCCTCTCTGCATTCACGAGAAAGTGATCTTGCAGTTGTCCCCCTTGCACAAAGTGAGACTGAAGCAAGGAGACTTCTACCTGCAAATTGTACCATTAGGCCACAAGACTGCAAAGCTTGTGATAAAATGCTTGTCGGGCAGCGGGCAGGCTATTGTGGAGATCCCTGTCGCGGAGAGCATGTATGGCAGCGTTTTCACCGCTGAGTTCCTGCAGAATGTAACAGTTGAACGGAACCTGCACCCGCTACAGAATTGCCTGCTTACAACCGGTAAATCTGTGTACAGGACTCCGTGGAAGAACGTGGTCAAGCCTCTGTTTATCAGCAACACGGCGGAAGCCATCATGCAAGCGCATTGCAGCAGGGTCGCCTTCCGCGGCACACTCAGTGCCTGCAGTACCAGCGGATCCACGGGAACTCTGGACAGCCATCGCAGCTCCAGGGAGTCCCTCCATTCTCAGGGAGCCGACTCCACTTTCTCGGAGTGCGGCTCACCTAGCACAAACCGCGCGGATACCAGAAGCGATAGCCATAGCACGAGGAGAGTAGACATAACAACTCCCGTCATTACGATCAGTCCCACTGAAGAGTGTGGGACAGAGCAAAGAGTGGATGAGGCCAGTGGGAAAGAGAGAGGACTAGCATCCAAGATGCTCTCCTTTAGTACAGACCTCAGCAATCCAGGCCCACATAGACGTCACCCAAGAGACTCTGTGGTTTTTGAGAGCAGAAGACTTTTCAGGAAATCCTACATGGAAGCTCTGCAGAACCCCATGAGCCTCGGATCTAGCACTGAGTCCATCCTGGAAGAAAGTCCGGAGCACGGTAGTCCAAGGGAAGGATCCGTGACACCAGGCAGCAGCCCAGACACTCGCACTTCTTCTCGAGAACACTTATCCCGGAGGTTAGGGAGCCGTGGATGGCTCAGCGGTGAAGATTCTCGACCCAGCACACCTTTGCATTACTTACAGAGAGGGTTGCGGAGCGCAGAGAGACGGGCGGAGCGCCGTTCCAAGTCACTGGAGAGGAATAACAAAACTGGACAGAGTAAAGCTCACCGGGAAAGGTCTTCCTCTGGAGGCTCAGCTAGCAtctcccccaaaaaactaaTGAATGGTTATGTTCTTCGTTTTGGGAAGTTGGAAGTGGAGGCCTCTATTCCTGGTTGTGAAAGGAGGAGTAGTAAAGAAGTGACAG GGCTGCAGGAAGACACTGTTGAGGATCAGAAGTCTAGACTCACCGAAGCGGAATCCAAAAGCCCCAAAACTGCGAATGGTTCAGCAATTGGGTTGGGGACATCATCAAGCTCTTCCAATGACAGTAACTTGTCCCTGCCTAAACAAATGTCAGAGGTTAATCAGGAGCTGCTTGCATCAGGCGCTATAATTTTGCCAG GAACAAGAGATCGCAGTGGGAGGGCGGTTTTGCAGGTGTGTACAAGAGCTCAGGTGTGGGCAGGCGAAAGCTGCACGGCACATGATCTCACCACCTTACTGGTCTACTTACATTCCACTCTGCG GAAAGACAAATGTGATGAAGGTCTGACAGTTGTGATAGACAGCAGGAGGCAGCAGCCAGTTCCTGCTCTCTTGTCTTCGCTGTCTGAATTTCAG ACATTGGTACCAAATGCACTTTACTCAGTTCTTTGTCTGGTGGACAAAGAGGCAGCCGCCAAACCTGAAAGAGAGATTGTTAATGTACAG ACCGAGACATTGTCATCTTTGAAGGCCTTGCTGAAGCATGTTGAACAGAACCAGCTCACACGCGACCTGGAGGGCACCTTCCACTATGACCACAACCATTGGATTCTCTTTAGACAG AAAATTGAACCATTTGCTAGCAGTTGTGGCGAAGCCATCTCCTCTCTCCAGGAGTCTATCGCCTTGTTGGGTGACAGTGGCAACTTGAAGACGTCTGAG GAAGTGTCTCTGATGATGGAGCAGCAGAAGCGTCTCATGAAGTCTGTGCTGGATGACAGCCATTTAAATAGGTTACGTCTTGAAGGAGGCACCATCCTCGCCCGCATCAGGAAGGAAGAGGCCTGTGACAATGAGAGCTACAG AGATGCTGTAGATATGTTGAGTGCACTGTACAACCAAGTAGATGAAGAAGTCCATGAGCTTGTCATTCTATCCAACAAGTCTCAGAAGGACTTGGAAAGTCTCCTGGAAGTGCGCAGGTTTGAGGAACAGACACAACAG GTTAAACTGTGGTTTAGTGTGGAAGGAGACAAGAATCTCACACCATTGGAATCACTGACATTATCTGTCAGCATCATTAAAGACATGAAGGAAAGCTTGGACCAATTTCTGAAAGAGTCCGTG CACCAACATAGACACGCACTACAGATGGTGAAAGAGTCTTCGCAGTTTCTTCCTGGCTCCGTTTCCTCAGAATTCAAGCAATATCTCGTCTCCATACTGAGCAGAGTGGAGAAGCGGAAGGGACACTTGGACCTCCTGGGAAACCTCTACGAGTTCTATGAATCT GTAAACCAGTGGAGGGAGCATTGCCAGAATTATGTCAGTCACCTTAATACTTCGGGTGAAGCACTTTCTCCCACTGTGGTCCAGACACTGCGGGATTACTGCACTGAGGCCTCCAAATTCTCAGTGGAGAACTTCAGCACACTGAATGACATGGTGCTGTCCCTAGAATGTCCTCAGCAAGTCCAACAGTGGAACGCAGTATGGCACAAATGTCAGCAGACCAAGCAACAGCTGGAAGACACTTTAGCGCGAGCCACTAGAGTGTCTTCAGACTCCATGTCCTCTGATTTTACGGATGTTTTAAAGCCTGCAGGGAGCCAAAGTAGTGTCGCGGAAATTAGTGCCTGCGAGTTCCTGTCTGAAAAGTCCACTGTCTCCAGCAGGACCATCACGCCGCCGACTACTGAGGACATCAAGCTGTATTCTGATGAGCCTTACTCCAAAAGCCCCTCTGGTTCCATTTCCTCCTCTTCACGCTTTACTTTCCCACTTGACAACAAGCTGAGCCCATCTACATTCGATGACACGGACAGCGACTGCACTATCGACTCCTCCACATCCTGCCACTCAGAGCCCCTCTTCTCAGGAGCTTCCCGAGTTCGCAAGTCGCCAATGAAGAAGATTATGAAGAAGACCATGAACTATGAGCTGCCGCCAAGGGAAGGGGGCCATTCAGACTCCAGTCATGTGCATGGTTACACAGGAGTCTACATCAAGGGTTTGGAGGTGGCCAATAACGTGTCGGCAGAGAAAAAGCTTCTGCGGCCCGACGTCATGAGCCCAGCGTTAGGACGCAGTCGCAGTATGTCTACGCCCTCAAAGATCCATACCCGACACAGTGACGGAGAGGACAAGAAACATAGCAG TAAAGTGCAGCACATCATGGATGAGATGATCTTCACTGAGAGGGAGTACGTTCGCTCTCTCAGCTACGTAATTGAGCATTATTTCCCCGAGATGGAACGCCTGGATCTGCCACAAGACCTCCGCGGGAAGCGCaacatcatttttggaaacATGGAGAAGCTGTGGGACTTTCACAGCCAGTATTTCCTCAAGGACTTGGAGTCCTGCGCCCACTCTCCGCTGTCCATTAGCAGCTGCTTTCTCAGTCAT GAGGATCAGTTTGGAATGTATGCTCTGTACAGCAAGAATAAGCCCCGGTCTGACTCCCTGCTCAGCAGCCATGGGAACGAATTCTTTAAG AATAAGCAGCTGGATCTTGGGGACAAGATGGACCTGGCGTCCTACTTATTGAAGCCCATCCAGAGGATGAGTAAATACGCACTGCTGCTGAAGGACCTCATCAAGGAGTGTAGTCAGTCCCAAGCGCAAGAGCTGAGCGACCTTCGCACGGCCGAGGAGATGGTGAAATTTCAGCTTCGTCATGGCAACGACCTGTTGGCTATGGATGCCATTCGTGGATGTGAT GTCAACTTAAAGGAACAGGGACATTTGCGCTGCCAGGATGAGTTCATCGTCTGGTGTGGACGCAGGAAGTACCTTCGTCACGTCTTCTTGTTTGAAGACCTTATCCTCTTCAGCAAGACCAAAAAGATCGAAGGAGGATATGACATTTACATCTATAAACAATCCTATAAA ACAGCCGAGATAGGTATGACTGAGAATGTTGGCGACAGTGGTCTCCGCTTTGAAATATGGTTCCGGCGAAGGAAGTCCCAAGACACGTTCATCCTGCAAGCAAGTTCAGTAGAGGTCAAGGCTGTGTGGACCACCATCTTAGGGAAGATCCTGTGGAGGCAGGCACTACGAAACAGgg AGTTACGCATGAAAGAGATGGTGTCAATGGGCATTGGAAGCAAGCCTTTCATGGACATTAAACCTAGTGACGCAGCCATCAATGACAGAGCCCTCGACTATATAATGAAGGGGTCAG AATGTAGAACGAGAGCCTCCATAGCGGTGTCCTCGTACGAATACTCTGCTTCCATCAAGAGGCCACACTCCACCATCTCCAACAGCAGCACTTCCTCCTCCGGCAGCCAGTCGTCCTCATCCCTGCTGGGATCCCTCAACCTCCACATGTACTCTTCGCCTACCCACCCACACCCTCATGCCTACCCACTTGCCACCATTCCCTCCTTTGCCCAATGGCCTTATGACTGCATTGAGGAAGACGAGCTGGAGCACGACTCGGGGACCCGTCCTTCCATGC TTACAGAGAGTTCCGAGACGTCGTCCCAGTGCACTTCCAATGACAGCGTAACCGGCCTGAGCACCCTCACCTTACCCGGACCCGCCGACGGCCTCCTAGACTCGTACAACAACAACGAGGAGTCCTCCTCCTTCCTTTGCTCTTCCCTGCCTACTTCCTCCATGGAGGATTCCTCCATCTTTCCAAAAAGTGAAGATCTCCAAGCACAGAGCAACAAGTTCATCACGGCA ttgtGA
- the plekhg4b gene encoding pleckstrin homology domain-containing family G member 4B isoform X2, with protein MLSLGKMHSRAKSRSCDNYLSIKDAESLDSCIQSTLSALYRPFNATASTVLWQLFGVVERQYRGDGLRCFIDFLVPAKRILQLIQQETCVRFRGLLLYNEGWPLCIHEKVILQLSPLHKVRLKQGDFYLQIVPLGHKTAKLVIKCLSGSGQAIVEIPVAESMYGSVFTAEFLQNVTVERNLHPLQNCLLTTGKSVYRTPWKNVVKPLFISNTAEAIMQAHCSRVAFRGTLSACSTSGSTGTLDSHRSSRESLHSQGADSTFSECGSPSTNRADTRSDSHSTRRVDITTPVITISPTEECGTEQRVDEASGKERGLASKMLSFSTDLSNPGPHRRHPRDSVVFESRRLFRKSYMEALQNPMSLGSSTESILEESPEHGSPREGSVTPGSSPDTRTSSREHLSRRLGSRGWLSGEDSRPSTPLHYLQRGLRSAERRAERRSKSLERNNKTGQSKAHRERSSSGGSASISPKKLMNGYVLRFGKLEVEASIPGCERRSSKEVTGLQEDTVEDQKSRLTEAESKSPKTANGSAIGLGTSSSSSNDSNLSLPKQMSEVNQELLASGAIILPGTRDRSGRAVLQVCTRAQVWAGESCTAHDLTTLLVYLHSTLRKDKCDEGLTVVIDSRRQQPVPALLSSLSEFQTLVPNALYSVLCLVDKEAAAKPEREIVNVQTETLSSLKALLKHVEQNQLTRDLEGTFHYDHNHWILFRQKIEPFASSCGEAISSLQESIALLGDSGNLKTSEEVSLMMEQQKRLMKSVLDDSHLNRLRLEGGTILARIRKEEACDNESYRDAVDMLSALYNQVDEEVHELVILSNKSQKDLESLLEVRRFEEQTQQVKLWFSVEGDKNLTPLESLTLSVSIIKDMKESLDQFLKESVHQHRHALQMVKESSQFLPGSVSSEFKQYLVSILSRVEKRKGHLDLLGNLYEFYESVNQWREHCQNYVSHLNTSGEALSPTVVQTLRDYCTEASKFSVENFSTLNDMVLSLECPQQVQQWNAVWHKCQQTKQQLEDTLARATRVSSDSMSSDFTDVLKPAGSQSSVAEISACEFLSEKSTVSSRTITPPTTEDIKLYSDEPYSKSPSGSISSSSRFTFPLDNKLSPSTFDDTDSDCTIDSSTSCHSEPLFSGASRVRKSPMKKIMKKTMNYELPPREGGHSDSSHVHGYTGVYIKGLEVANNVSAEKKLLRPDVMSPALGRSRSMSTPSKIHTRHSDGEDKKHSSKVQHIMDEMIFTEREYVRSLSYVIEHYFPEMERLDLPQDLRGKRNIIFGNMEKLWDFHSQYFLKDLESCAHSPLSISSCFLSHEDQFGMYALYSKNKPRSDSLLSSHGNEFFKNKQLDLGDKMDLASYLLKPIQRMSKYALLLKDLIKECSQSQAQELSDLRTAEEMVKFQLRHGNDLLAMDAIRGCDVNLKEQGHLRCQDEFIVWCGRRKYLRHVFLFEDLILFSKTKKIEGGYDIYIYKQSYKTAEIGMTENVGDSGLRFEIWFRRRKSQDTFILQASSVEVKAVWTTILGKILWRQALRNRELRMKEMVSMGIGSKPFMDIKPSDAAINDRALDYIMKGSECRTRASIAVSSYEYSASIKRPHSTISNSSTSSSGSQSSSSLLGSLNLHMYSSPTHPHPHAYPLATIPSFAQWPYDCIEEDELEHDSGTRPSMQSSETSSQCTSNDSVTGLSTLTLPGPADGLLDSYNNNEESSSFLCSSLPTSSMEDSSIFPKSEDLQAQSNKFITARQTCHIAVGLSTMV; from the exons ATGCTGTCACTTGGAAAAATGCACTCCAGAGCCAAGTCAAGGAGTTGTGACAACTACCTGAGTATTAAG GACGCTGAGTCTTTGGACAGCTGTATCCAAAGCACCTTGTCGGCCCTGTACCGGCCCTTCAACGCCACAGCCTCCACCGTCCTGTGGCAACTTTTCGGTGTGGTGGAAAGACAATACCGTGGAGACGGCCTCCGCTGCTTCATCGACTTCTTGGTTCCTGCTAAAAGGATTCTTCAGCTCATTCAACAGGAAACTTGT GTAAGGTTCCGAGGACTGCTTCTCTATAATGAAGGTTGGCCTCTCTGCATTCACGAGAAAGTGATCTTGCAGTTGTCCCCCTTGCACAAAGTGAGACTGAAGCAAGGAGACTTCTACCTGCAAATTGTACCATTAGGCCACAAGACTGCAAAGCTTGTGATAAAATGCTTGTCGGGCAGCGGGCAGGCTATTGTGGAGATCCCTGTCGCGGAGAGCATGTATGGCAGCGTTTTCACCGCTGAGTTCCTGCAGAATGTAACAGTTGAACGGAACCTGCACCCGCTACAGAATTGCCTGCTTACAACCGGTAAATCTGTGTACAGGACTCCGTGGAAGAACGTGGTCAAGCCTCTGTTTATCAGCAACACGGCGGAAGCCATCATGCAAGCGCATTGCAGCAGGGTCGCCTTCCGCGGCACACTCAGTGCCTGCAGTACCAGCGGATCCACGGGAACTCTGGACAGCCATCGCAGCTCCAGGGAGTCCCTCCATTCTCAGGGAGCCGACTCCACTTTCTCGGAGTGCGGCTCACCTAGCACAAACCGCGCGGATACCAGAAGCGATAGCCATAGCACGAGGAGAGTAGACATAACAACTCCCGTCATTACGATCAGTCCCACTGAAGAGTGTGGGACAGAGCAAAGAGTGGATGAGGCCAGTGGGAAAGAGAGAGGACTAGCATCCAAGATGCTCTCCTTTAGTACAGACCTCAGCAATCCAGGCCCACATAGACGTCACCCAAGAGACTCTGTGGTTTTTGAGAGCAGAAGACTTTTCAGGAAATCCTACATGGAAGCTCTGCAGAACCCCATGAGCCTCGGATCTAGCACTGAGTCCATCCTGGAAGAAAGTCCGGAGCACGGTAGTCCAAGGGAAGGATCCGTGACACCAGGCAGCAGCCCAGACACTCGCACTTCTTCTCGAGAACACTTATCCCGGAGGTTAGGGAGCCGTGGATGGCTCAGCGGTGAAGATTCTCGACCCAGCACACCTTTGCATTACTTACAGAGAGGGTTGCGGAGCGCAGAGAGACGGGCGGAGCGCCGTTCCAAGTCACTGGAGAGGAATAACAAAACTGGACAGAGTAAAGCTCACCGGGAAAGGTCTTCCTCTGGAGGCTCAGCTAGCAtctcccccaaaaaactaaTGAATGGTTATGTTCTTCGTTTTGGGAAGTTGGAAGTGGAGGCCTCTATTCCTGGTTGTGAAAGGAGGAGTAGTAAAGAAGTGACAG GGCTGCAGGAAGACACTGTTGAGGATCAGAAGTCTAGACTCACCGAAGCGGAATCCAAAAGCCCCAAAACTGCGAATGGTTCAGCAATTGGGTTGGGGACATCATCAAGCTCTTCCAATGACAGTAACTTGTCCCTGCCTAAACAAATGTCAGAGGTTAATCAGGAGCTGCTTGCATCAGGCGCTATAATTTTGCCAG GAACAAGAGATCGCAGTGGGAGGGCGGTTTTGCAGGTGTGTACAAGAGCTCAGGTGTGGGCAGGCGAAAGCTGCACGGCACATGATCTCACCACCTTACTGGTCTACTTACATTCCACTCTGCG GAAAGACAAATGTGATGAAGGTCTGACAGTTGTGATAGACAGCAGGAGGCAGCAGCCAGTTCCTGCTCTCTTGTCTTCGCTGTCTGAATTTCAG ACATTGGTACCAAATGCACTTTACTCAGTTCTTTGTCTGGTGGACAAAGAGGCAGCCGCCAAACCTGAAAGAGAGATTGTTAATGTACAG ACCGAGACATTGTCATCTTTGAAGGCCTTGCTGAAGCATGTTGAACAGAACCAGCTCACACGCGACCTGGAGGGCACCTTCCACTATGACCACAACCATTGGATTCTCTTTAGACAG AAAATTGAACCATTTGCTAGCAGTTGTGGCGAAGCCATCTCCTCTCTCCAGGAGTCTATCGCCTTGTTGGGTGACAGTGGCAACTTGAAGACGTCTGAG GAAGTGTCTCTGATGATGGAGCAGCAGAAGCGTCTCATGAAGTCTGTGCTGGATGACAGCCATTTAAATAGGTTACGTCTTGAAGGAGGCACCATCCTCGCCCGCATCAGGAAGGAAGAGGCCTGTGACAATGAGAGCTACAG AGATGCTGTAGATATGTTGAGTGCACTGTACAACCAAGTAGATGAAGAAGTCCATGAGCTTGTCATTCTATCCAACAAGTCTCAGAAGGACTTGGAAAGTCTCCTGGAAGTGCGCAGGTTTGAGGAACAGACACAACAG GTTAAACTGTGGTTTAGTGTGGAAGGAGACAAGAATCTCACACCATTGGAATCACTGACATTATCTGTCAGCATCATTAAAGACATGAAGGAAAGCTTGGACCAATTTCTGAAAGAGTCCGTG CACCAACATAGACACGCACTACAGATGGTGAAAGAGTCTTCGCAGTTTCTTCCTGGCTCCGTTTCCTCAGAATTCAAGCAATATCTCGTCTCCATACTGAGCAGAGTGGAGAAGCGGAAGGGACACTTGGACCTCCTGGGAAACCTCTACGAGTTCTATGAATCT GTAAACCAGTGGAGGGAGCATTGCCAGAATTATGTCAGTCACCTTAATACTTCGGGTGAAGCACTTTCTCCCACTGTGGTCCAGACACTGCGGGATTACTGCACTGAGGCCTCCAAATTCTCAGTGGAGAACTTCAGCACACTGAATGACATGGTGCTGTCCCTAGAATGTCCTCAGCAAGTCCAACAGTGGAACGCAGTATGGCACAAATGTCAGCAGACCAAGCAACAGCTGGAAGACACTTTAGCGCGAGCCACTAGAGTGTCTTCAGACTCCATGTCCTCTGATTTTACGGATGTTTTAAAGCCTGCAGGGAGCCAAAGTAGTGTCGCGGAAATTAGTGCCTGCGAGTTCCTGTCTGAAAAGTCCACTGTCTCCAGCAGGACCATCACGCCGCCGACTACTGAGGACATCAAGCTGTATTCTGATGAGCCTTACTCCAAAAGCCCCTCTGGTTCCATTTCCTCCTCTTCACGCTTTACTTTCCCACTTGACAACAAGCTGAGCCCATCTACATTCGATGACACGGACAGCGACTGCACTATCGACTCCTCCACATCCTGCCACTCAGAGCCCCTCTTCTCAGGAGCTTCCCGAGTTCGCAAGTCGCCAATGAAGAAGATTATGAAGAAGACCATGAACTATGAGCTGCCGCCAAGGGAAGGGGGCCATTCAGACTCCAGTCATGTGCATGGTTACACAGGAGTCTACATCAAGGGTTTGGAGGTGGCCAATAACGTGTCGGCAGAGAAAAAGCTTCTGCGGCCCGACGTCATGAGCCCAGCGTTAGGACGCAGTCGCAGTATGTCTACGCCCTCAAAGATCCATACCCGACACAGTGACGGAGAGGACAAGAAACATAGCAG TAAAGTGCAGCACATCATGGATGAGATGATCTTCACTGAGAGGGAGTACGTTCGCTCTCTCAGCTACGTAATTGAGCATTATTTCCCCGAGATGGAACGCCTGGATCTGCCACAAGACCTCCGCGGGAAGCGCaacatcatttttggaaacATGGAGAAGCTGTGGGACTTTCACAGCCAGTATTTCCTCAAGGACTTGGAGTCCTGCGCCCACTCTCCGCTGTCCATTAGCAGCTGCTTTCTCAGTCAT GAGGATCAGTTTGGAATGTATGCTCTGTACAGCAAGAATAAGCCCCGGTCTGACTCCCTGCTCAGCAGCCATGGGAACGAATTCTTTAAG AATAAGCAGCTGGATCTTGGGGACAAGATGGACCTGGCGTCCTACTTATTGAAGCCCATCCAGAGGATGAGTAAATACGCACTGCTGCTGAAGGACCTCATCAAGGAGTGTAGTCAGTCCCAAGCGCAAGAGCTGAGCGACCTTCGCACGGCCGAGGAGATGGTGAAATTTCAGCTTCGTCATGGCAACGACCTGTTGGCTATGGATGCCATTCGTGGATGTGAT GTCAACTTAAAGGAACAGGGACATTTGCGCTGCCAGGATGAGTTCATCGTCTGGTGTGGACGCAGGAAGTACCTTCGTCACGTCTTCTTGTTTGAAGACCTTATCCTCTTCAGCAAGACCAAAAAGATCGAAGGAGGATATGACATTTACATCTATAAACAATCCTATAAA ACAGCCGAGATAGGTATGACTGAGAATGTTGGCGACAGTGGTCTCCGCTTTGAAATATGGTTCCGGCGAAGGAAGTCCCAAGACACGTTCATCCTGCAAGCAAGTTCAGTAGAGGTCAAGGCTGTGTGGACCACCATCTTAGGGAAGATCCTGTGGAGGCAGGCACTACGAAACAGgg AGTTACGCATGAAAGAGATGGTGTCAATGGGCATTGGAAGCAAGCCTTTCATGGACATTAAACCTAGTGACGCAGCCATCAATGACAGAGCCCTCGACTATATAATGAAGGGGTCAG AATGTAGAACGAGAGCCTCCATAGCGGTGTCCTCGTACGAATACTCTGCTTCCATCAAGAGGCCACACTCCACCATCTCCAACAGCAGCACTTCCTCCTCCGGCAGCCAGTCGTCCTCATCCCTGCTGGGATCCCTCAACCTCCACATGTACTCTTCGCCTACCCACCCACACCCTCATGCCTACCCACTTGCCACCATTCCCTCCTTTGCCCAATGGCCTTATGACTGCATTGAGGAAGACGAGCTGGAGCACGACTCGGGGACCCGTCCTTCCATGC AGAGTTCCGAGACGTCGTCCCAGTGCACTTCCAATGACAGCGTAACCGGCCTGAGCACCCTCACCTTACCCGGACCCGCCGACGGCCTCCTAGACTCGTACAACAACAACGAGGAGTCCTCCTCCTTCCTTTGCTCTTCCCTGCCTACTTCCTCCATGGAGGATTCCTCCATCTTTCCAAAAAGTGAAGATCTCCAAGCACAGAGCAACAAGTTCATCACGGCA AGGCAGACTTGTCATATAGCAGTAGGCCTGTCTACAATGGTGTGA